One genomic window of Candidatus Nitrosopumilus sediminis includes the following:
- the rpiA gene encoding ribose-5-phosphate isomerase RpiA, with protein sequence MTYDDAIKALSSDALKFVKDDYVIGLGSGRAATALVKSLAKLIKLKGYNVRGVPTSLQIKLIAEKGRIPLVEADQVEYIDVVFDGADQIDSQKYVIKGGGGALLRENILFSLAKKVVVMADKTKFVKNFTRTVPVEIHPLARNSVTNSIKKLGGDAEIRSLDRGYPFFTENGNIVLDCDFGTIKNPKALTQKIKQTAGVLESGIFLRKPDIIYKAKENGKFDII encoded by the coding sequence TTGACATATGATGATGCCATTAAGGCATTATCAAGTGACGCGTTAAAATTTGTAAAAGATGATTATGTTATTGGGTTAGGCAGTGGACGTGCAGCAACTGCACTTGTAAAATCACTTGCAAAACTAATCAAACTAAAAGGCTACAACGTTAGAGGTGTGCCAACGTCATTACAAATTAAATTAATTGCTGAAAAAGGAAGAATTCCGCTTGTAGAAGCTGATCAAGTGGAATATATCGATGTAGTGTTTGATGGTGCAGACCAAATTGATTCTCAAAAATACGTAATCAAAGGTGGTGGAGGAGCATTACTAAGAGAAAATATTTTGTTTAGTCTTGCAAAAAAAGTGGTGGTAATGGCAGACAAAACAAAATTTGTAAAAAACTTTACTAGAACTGTTCCAGTTGAAATTCATCCTTTAGCAAGAAACTCTGTTACTAATTCGATTAAAAAACTCGGAGGAGATGCAGAAATCCGTTCACTTGATAGAGGTTATCCATTCTTTACAGAAAATGGAAATATAGTTTTAGATTGTGATTTTGGAACGATAAAGAATCCCAAAGCATTAACTCAAAAAATCAAACAGACTGCAGGGGTTTTAGAATCAGGGATATTTTTGAGAAAACCAGATATCATTTACAAAGCCAAAGAAAATGGTAAATTTGACATTATTTAG
- a CDS encoding cupredoxin domain-containing protein yields the protein MTSIDKAGIIVTIVIVSIALGFLATGSPADIPVTIEKTAVPIKEATKETSEKIQELAKSGSQVMDKVTEKTKQVVKEAKEIGEEAKEFTTSKLPSRLVIIPTGTSVPGCEDGDKCYDPSTLIIFKGGEVIWRNDDSSAHTVTSGNIVSGPDKQFDSGLILSDETFSFKFEELGEYDYFCMIHPWANASVIVK from the coding sequence ATGACATCTATAGACAAGGCTGGAATCATAGTTACAATTGTAATAGTATCTATTGCCTTGGGTTTTTTAGCAACTGGGAGTCCTGCAGATATTCCTGTCACCATAGAAAAGACAGCAGTACCAATAAAAGAGGCTACAAAGGAAACTAGCGAAAAAATCCAAGAACTTGCAAAATCAGGCTCTCAGGTAATGGACAAAGTTACTGAAAAGACAAAACAAGTGGTAAAGGAGGCAAAAGAGATTGGAGAAGAGGCCAAAGAATTTACGACATCAAAACTTCCATCAAGACTAGTCATTATCCCAACAGGTACCAGTGTTCCTGGCTGTGAAGATGGAGACAAGTGTTATGATCCTTCAACACTAATAATTTTCAAAGGAGGAGAGGTGATTTGGAGAAATGATGATTCTTCTGCACATACTGTTACAAGTGGAAATATTGTCAGTGGTCCAGACAAACAATTTGATAGTGGACTCATATTGTCAGATGAGACTTTCTCGTTCAAATTTGAAGAATTGGGAGAATATGACTATTTTTGTATGATACACCCTTGGGCTAATGCTTCAGTCATTGTAAAATAA